The proteins below come from a single Candidatus Cloacimonas sp. genomic window:
- a CDS encoding ABC transporter substrate-binding protein — MKFHKQQLNPYLYLILAISLFAGLTSCKSQAPKQEQKEIQKISITLDWTPNTNHTGIYVAKELGYFKEQGLEVEIQQPGQNITDQIVATGKSEFGVSYQENVIRARSENIPLVSIAAIIQHNTSGFASLKQAGIKSPVDFEGKRYGSWDSPSELAILKAAMEKYGADFKKVTIISGIYDFFSTIGKDADFEWIYYGWDGVEAERRGIAINYIPLKEIDPVFDYYTPVIISSEAYLSNNPETTQKFLTALKKGYEYCIAKPDSAADILLKSVPELNSEQVKRSMQFLAKEYQSDASAWGKQKQDVWKRFCDWMYQQRLIQLAVDPNKAFTNEFLPQ, encoded by the coding sequence ATGAAATTCCATAAACAGCAGCTAAATCCGTATCTGTATTTAATTTTAGCCATTTCATTATTTGCAGGGCTAACTTCCTGTAAATCACAAGCTCCAAAACAGGAGCAGAAAGAAATTCAGAAGATTTCCATCACTTTGGATTGGACGCCCAATACCAATCATACCGGCATTTATGTTGCCAAAGAACTTGGCTATTTCAAAGAACAGGGTTTGGAGGTAGAAATTCAACAACCGGGTCAAAATATCACCGACCAAATTGTTGCCACCGGTAAAAGTGAATTTGGCGTAAGTTATCAAGAAAATGTGATTAGAGCAAGAAGTGAAAATATCCCTTTGGTATCTATCGCTGCCATCATTCAGCATAATACTTCCGGTTTTGCCTCCTTAAAACAAGCAGGGATAAAAAGTCCCGTAGATTTTGAGGGCAAAAGATATGGCTCTTGGGATTCACCTTCCGAACTTGCCATTTTAAAAGCGGCAATGGAAAAATATGGCGCCGATTTTAAAAAAGTAACAATCATCTCTGGCATTTATGATTTCTTTTCCACAATTGGCAAAGATGCCGATTTTGAATGGATTTATTATGGTTGGGATGGTGTGGAAGCAGAACGAAGAGGCATTGCCATCAACTATATTCCCCTGAAAGAAATTGACCCTGTTTTTGATTATTACACTCCTGTTATTATCAGCAGCGAAGCATATCTATCCAATAATCCGGAAACAACCCAAAAATTTCTGACGGCACTAAAAAAGGGGTATGAATATTGTATTGCCAAACCTGATTCAGCGGCAGACATTTTACTGAAAAGCGTTCCCGAATTGAATTCCGAACAAGTGAAACGCAGTATGCAATTTTTAGCCAAAGAATATCAAAGCGATGCTTCAGCTTGGGGTAAGCAAAAACAAGATGTTTGGAAAAGATTTTGTGACTGGATGTATCAGCAACGCCTCATTCAGCTTGCAGTTGACCCCAATAAAGCATTCACCAACGAATTTCTTCCCCAATGA
- the xerA gene encoding site-specific tyrosine recombinase/integron integrase has translation MSTSLKKPRTITAGIEEDLPPSLKSYLSSFIYHLKVERGMAKNSIESYRRDIGDFLLYSPKDIGSYETNDLIQYLTSLQEIGLLNSSIARKRVAIGQFFGFLQENDIVTKVDMDLVPRIKSSVHLPDVLNVEEMFQLLNSLPLKTPLEIRNKFMMELLYATGMRISELLDLSLHNINFEEHLILVQGKGSKQRYIPYVNTLDKLFASYLNRSRPILLKLKQSEILFLNNRGEKMSRMGFWKILKKAALMANIKKEITPHTFRHSFATHLLEGGVNLRIVQVLLGHSSIDTTQIYTHIDMKRLVETYKQFHPRA, from the coding sequence ATGTCCACATCACTAAAGAAACCCCGAACTATTACAGCGGGGATTGAAGAAGACCTTCCGCCTTCTTTAAAAAGTTATCTCTCCAGCTTTATTTATCACTTGAAAGTAGAGCGGGGGATGGCCAAAAACAGTATCGAAAGTTACCGTAGGGACATAGGTGACTTTTTACTATATAGCCCAAAAGACATTGGCAGCTACGAAACAAACGATTTAATTCAATATCTTACTTCCTTACAGGAAATTGGATTGCTAAACTCCAGCATAGCCAGAAAAAGAGTTGCCATAGGACAATTCTTCGGTTTTTTGCAAGAGAATGACATTGTTACCAAAGTGGATATGGATTTGGTGCCCAGAATCAAGTCATCCGTGCATTTACCTGATGTATTAAATGTGGAAGAAATGTTTCAGCTCCTTAATTCTTTACCGCTTAAAACTCCTCTGGAAATACGCAATAAATTTATGATGGAATTACTTTATGCTACAGGAATGCGCATTTCCGAGCTGTTGGATTTGTCTTTGCATAATATAAATTTTGAGGAGCATTTAATTCTCGTGCAGGGTAAAGGTAGCAAGCAACGATATATTCCCTATGTAAATACGCTGGATAAACTTTTTGCCTCCTACTTAAATCGAAGCCGTCCCATACTACTAAAACTGAAACAATCCGAAATTCTTTTTTTAAATAACCGCGGCGAAAAAATGAGCCGAATGGGATTTTGGAAGATTTTAAAGAAGGCAGCTCTAATGGCAAACATCAAAAAAGAAATTACTCCGCATACTTTTCGTCATAGTTTTGCCACTCATTTACTGGAAGGAGGCGTGAATTTAAGAATCGTGCAGGTTTTATTAGGCCATTCTTCCATTGACACCACTCAAATTTATACTCATATAGATATGAAACGGTTGGTGGAAACATATAAACAATTTCACCCACGAGCATAA
- the guaB gene encoding IMP dehydrogenase yields MKLRKAYTFDDVLLVPQDSEVLPLEVDLSTKITAKIALRIPILSAAMDTVTESSMAIAMAREGGIGIIHKNLSISEQAKQVSLVKRAESGVVTHPYILSPEDTLENVLALKEAHHIGGFPVVENELLVGILTNRDIRFETNPQAKVKELMTPKEKLITAKTGISMDNAIDLLQSHRIEKLLLISEDGKLEGMITVKDIMKRLNYPKAVQDVKNRLLVGAAIGVTGDYLERAQELIKAGVDLLVIDTAHGHHKNIGTALQTVKKNLNCQVIAGNVATANACRYLIDQGADAVKVGIGPGSICTTRVIAGIGVPQLSAIMDCALEANKDNIPIIADGGIKFSGDIVKAIAGGASAVMIGSLFAGCDESPGESIIYNGRRFKSYRGMGSLAAMKQGSKDRYFQDAQMEESKLVAEGIEGMVPYKGPLKDFLYQLMGGLRSGMGYCGAATLKDLTKRAEFIEITSAGLKESHPHDVHITKETPNYYSGD; encoded by the coding sequence ATGAAATTGCGCAAAGCTTACACCTTTGATGATGTTTTACTCGTCCCTCAGGATTCAGAAGTTTTACCTTTGGAAGTGGATTTGAGCACCAAAATTACTGCCAAAATTGCCTTAAGGATTCCTATTTTGAGCGCGGCAATGGATACCGTTACCGAATCTTCGATGGCAATAGCTATGGCAAGAGAAGGTGGCATTGGTATCATTCACAAAAACTTATCCATTTCAGAACAGGCAAAACAGGTAAGTTTAGTTAAACGCGCTGAAAGCGGAGTGGTCACTCATCCCTATATTCTTTCGCCGGAAGATACTTTGGAGAATGTATTGGCTTTGAAGGAAGCACATCACATTGGTGGTTTTCCCGTCGTGGAAAATGAATTACTGGTTGGTATATTAACCAATCGTGATATCCGCTTTGAGACCAATCCCCAAGCCAAAGTTAAAGAATTGATGACTCCCAAAGAAAAGCTCATCACAGCAAAAACAGGTATTTCAATGGATAATGCCATAGACCTTTTACAAAGCCATCGGATTGAAAAACTTCTGTTGATTAGTGAAGACGGAAAGCTGGAAGGAATGATAACTGTGAAAGACATTATGAAACGCCTGAACTATCCCAAAGCAGTTCAAGATGTGAAAAATCGTTTATTGGTGGGAGCCGCGATTGGAGTTACGGGTGACTATCTGGAAAGAGCACAGGAACTTATTAAAGCAGGGGTAGATTTGTTAGTTATAGACACCGCTCACGGTCATCATAAAAATATTGGAACGGCTTTACAGACGGTTAAAAAGAATTTGAACTGTCAAGTTATTGCTGGCAATGTAGCTACTGCCAATGCTTGTCGTTATCTTATAGATCAGGGTGCAGATGCAGTTAAAGTTGGCATAGGTCCCGGTTCAATATGCACTACCAGAGTAATTGCTGGAATTGGAGTTCCTCAATTAAGCGCGATTATGGATTGTGCCTTAGAAGCAAATAAAGATAATATTCCTATTATAGCCGATGGAGGGATAAAATTTAGCGGTGATATCGTAAAAGCAATTGCTGGAGGTGCATCCGCAGTTATGATTGGTTCTCTTTTTGCTGGATGTGATGAAAGCCCGGGTGAATCAATCATTTACAATGGACGCCGATTTAAAAGTTACCGCGGAATGGGTTCTTTGGCTGCGATGAAACAGGGTAGTAAAGATCGCTATTTTCAGGATGCGCAAATGGAAGAAAGCAAATTGGTAGCCGAAGGTATTGAAGGAATGGTTCCCTACAAGGGTCCTTTGAAAGATTTCCTTTATCAATTGATGGGCGGATTGCGTTCCGGAATGGGTTATTGTGGAGCAGCAACATTAAAAGATTTAACTAAGAGAGCCGAATTTATCGAGATCACTTCAGCCGGCTTGAAAGAAAGTCATCCTCACGATGTCCACATCACTAAAGAAACCCCGAACTATTACAGCGGGGATTGA